The following coding sequences are from one Ruminococcus flavefaciens AE3010 window:
- a CDS encoding DUF6583 family protein codes for MFENDHNENGMENTQFDSQPVNDDLSVSGVDNVTKKGKGKKAALIGGISAAVVVGGSATAYAASDTVKNQVKLRLSSPENYYAWVTENNSKNLGQILSENYKKTIDNMEKGTDAKFKLSFEPTQETKDILIDELFSGSSNDETKQFEDIIKNNDSIGITAGWSAKKGKTNGSFGLELSDKHIVGVDTAIDADTMDYFVRIPELKEQWIGVSMGETMDELMSDEEANAVIQTYKDIMNDPASFLSPDELETEVNRYVGVWSKFADDVKLEKKEAVDICDITVNYTVASVELKEKDAVKLGLKYLEELKDDDIIKGIVVDKVKAVDDDEYMEDIDDAIDDLKDQLEDDDFDEDTTLTIDTYIDATGTIRGFGFSADEDEFSMILGKDGDDVRGEMRFVEEGEEEFSVKLSAEEQGKDKYTGSLTFAYPSYSYDDDYNRVSETKEAVVKFDDFEIVEKEKGYFNGDFVIEIPDVDPIGISFSSDGKKQEVSYEVEIKGKDYGKLKLAYSVDYGTDTDVPSKDSAFMVDVKNADNFQLDEYVSQDEFSKFAKGIMNDVGIDDKTAEELAKYATEELFGSMDSGFDIDDDFDWDDDDLDFDFDDDEDVPRTTSAFDDDDYDFDFSFDPSQFKYEDYKDFMTEEQFNEFVEEMQKYADEYSSTASKTTTKKAS; via the coding sequence ATGTTTGAAAATGATCACAATGAAAACGGCATGGAAAACACACAGTTCGACAGCCAGCCCGTTAATGACGACCTCAGCGTTTCAGGCGTTGACAATGTCACTAAGAAGGGCAAGGGCAAGAAGGCTGCTCTGATAGGGGGAATATCGGCAGCTGTAGTTGTAGGCGGTTCGGCTACTGCATATGCAGCATCTGATACTGTCAAGAATCAGGTAAAGCTCAGACTGAGCAGTCCTGAAAATTATTATGCATGGGTGACTGAGAACAACTCAAAGAATCTCGGTCAGATACTCAGCGAGAATTACAAGAAGACTATCGATAATATGGAGAAGGGCACTGACGCTAAGTTCAAGCTCTCCTTTGAACCGACTCAGGAAACCAAGGATATACTCATTGATGAGTTATTCAGCGGCAGCTCCAATGATGAGACAAAGCAGTTCGAGGACATCATAAAGAATAACGATTCCATCGGCATCACTGCCGGCTGGTCTGCAAAGAAGGGCAAGACAAACGGCAGCTTCGGACTTGAACTCAGCGACAAGCATATCGTAGGCGTGGATACTGCCATTGATGCAGACACTATGGATTACTTTGTCCGTATCCCCGAGCTCAAGGAGCAGTGGATAGGCGTATCTATGGGCGAGACAATGGACGAGCTCATGAGCGACGAAGAGGCAAATGCTGTTATTCAGACATATAAGGACATCATGAACGATCCTGCTTCATTCCTTTCACCTGACGAGCTGGAGACTGAGGTCAACAGATATGTGGGCGTATGGAGCAAGTTTGCAGACGATGTAAAGCTGGAAAAGAAAGAGGCTGTTGATATCTGCGATATAACAGTCAACTATACAGTTGCTTCTGTAGAGCTCAAGGAAAAGGACGCTGTAAAGCTTGGACTTAAATACCTCGAGGAGCTCAAGGACGACGATATCATCAAGGGCATCGTTGTTGACAAGGTAAAGGCTGTTGACGACGACGAATACATGGAGGATATCGACGACGCTATCGACGATCTGAAGGATCAGCTTGAAGATGACGACTTCGATGAGGACACTACATTAACTATCGATACATATATCGACGCTACAGGTACTATCCGCGGTTTCGGCTTCTCTGCTGATGAAGATGAATTCTCAATGATACTCGGCAAGGACGGTGACGACGTCAGAGGCGAAATGAGATTCGTTGAAGAGGGCGAAGAGGAATTCTCCGTAAAGCTTTCAGCTGAGGAACAGGGCAAGGACAAGTACACAGGCAGCCTTACTTTCGCTTATCCCAGCTATTCATACGACGACGATTACAACAGAGTATCAGAGACTAAGGAAGCTGTTGTCAAGTTCGACGATTTTGAGATCGTTGAAAAGGAAAAAGGCTACTTCAACGGCGATTTCGTTATAGAGATCCCGGACGTTGATCCTATCGGCATCTCATTTAGCTCAGACGGCAAGAAGCAGGAAGTAAGCTATGAGGTAGAAATTAAGGGTAAAGACTACGGCAAGCTCAAGCTGGCTTACTCTGTTGATTACGGCACAGACACTGATGTTCCCAGCAAGGACAGCGCATTCATGGTAGACGTTAAGAATGCTGACAACTTCCAGCTCGATGAGTACGTTTCACAGGACGAGTTCAGCAAGTTCGCAAAGGGCATCATGAATGATGTAGGCATTGACGACAAGACTGCCGAGGAGCTTGCAAAGTATGCTACAGAAGAGCTTTTTGGCAGCATGGACAGCGGTTTTGACATTGATGATGATTTTGACTGGGACGACGATGATCTCGACTTCGACTTCGATGATGACGAGGACGTACCAAGAACCACATCTGCTTTCGATGATGATGATTACGACTTCGACTTCAGCTTTGATCCCAGCCAGTTCAAGTATGAGGACTACAAGGACTTCATGACAGAAGAGCAGTTCAATGAGTTCGTTGAAGAGATGCAGAAGTACGCTGACGAGTATTCAAGCACCGCTTCAAAGACAACAACAAAGAAGGCTTCATAA
- a CDS encoding DUF1540 domain-containing protein, with protein sequence MFLKKGAKNVNGDVTMDEQKKNKSIKCDVSQCRHNLVTENYCSLDCISVGTHEDNPTVPECTDCNSFVVRSGCCE encoded by the coding sequence ATGTTCCTGAAAAAGGGAGCTAAAAATGTGAATGGAGATGTTACCATGGACGAACAGAAAAAGAACAAGAGCATAAAGTGCGACGTATCCCAGTGCCGCCACAATCTCGTGACCGAGAACTACTGCTCTCTCGACTGCATTTCAGTGGGCACACATGAGGATAACCCCACCGTCCCCGAGTGTACAGACTGCAATTCCTTTGTAGTCCGTTCCGGCTGCTGCGAATAA
- a CDS encoding DUF362 domain-containing protein, which produces MAYIISDDCVMCGACAGECPVGAISEGDGKYVIDADACVECGACAGACPVGAPNAE; this is translated from the coding sequence ATGGCATATATTATTTCTGACGATTGTGTAATGTGTGGTGCTTGTGCAGGCGAGTGTCCTGTAGGCGCTATCTCTGAAGGTGACGGAAAATACGTTATCGACGCAGACGCTTGCGTAGAGTGCGGTGCTTGTGCAGGCGCATGTCCTGTAGGTGCTCCTAACGCTGAGTAA
- a CDS encoding O-antigen ligase family protein: protein MAKTIFNTSEKSNFILNMTEEQYSKLASRGLIAAMLLVPLFTIIPEVTDKASYAFSAGGLAVGGVICMILALIGMMKKYIGKGAVIPVIAMGALVLWGVISLINGYDLNISMYGYHNRGEGLLAILFYFGFFTTAAAVKRETAVKTLINGIVAVGILNSAVSLIQIFITNKHYQFVSVDDEAMAASGLSMSPVFLAMVLTLALAAALIGFVTSESKKRRILFICAAALFSFVIMFTYTIVGICGLVFSAAAAIAAVFALKAPKSRLVSVLAAAVSAVLAVVLVYAGAIGNITSYRTYDGRIAWWADAYMRASASGNFNSDIINIDDPVDVYTYMNEKTVDIIQKNPLTGTGPEQLAFPQVRKVNDLTEIEDIMTANDGIFDKDYNEYLYTAATRGIPSLIALVLALVPALLIGYKSMRKRKSAEAFTAFVLTLGGVLMFFISCSSIAYAPIFWAAAGTACAAVEKPEKKEAPEKSAKKNAKAEKEAAEKPAKKNTKAEKKA from the coding sequence ATGGCAAAAACTATCTTTAACACATCGGAAAAATCGAACTTCATACTCAACATGACAGAGGAGCAGTATTCAAAGCTGGCTTCCCGCGGACTCATAGCTGCAATGCTTCTGGTGCCGCTGTTTACCATTATCCCTGAGGTAACGGATAAGGCTTCATATGCGTTCTCGGCAGGTGGACTTGCTGTGGGCGGCGTAATATGCATGATACTGGCACTCATCGGCATGATGAAAAAATATATCGGCAAAGGTGCGGTGATCCCCGTTATTGCTATGGGCGCACTTGTGCTATGGGGAGTTATATCCCTCATAAACGGCTATGATCTGAACATATCTATGTACGGATACCATAACAGAGGCGAGGGGCTCCTTGCGATACTGTTCTACTTCGGTTTCTTCACAACGGCTGCGGCTGTTAAGCGCGAAACAGCTGTAAAAACTCTGATAAACGGCATAGTCGCAGTGGGAATACTCAACAGCGCTGTGTCCTTGATACAGATATTCATTACGAACAAGCATTATCAGTTCGTTTCTGTAGATGATGAGGCCATGGCAGCTTCGGGACTTTCAATGTCTCCCGTATTCCTTGCAATGGTGCTCACCCTTGCACTGGCAGCTGCGCTCATAGGCTTTGTAACATCTGAAAGCAAAAAACGCAGGATACTATTTATCTGTGCAGCGGCGCTCTTCTCATTCGTTATCATGTTCACATACACCATTGTTGGTATCTGCGGACTTGTATTCTCTGCGGCAGCAGCGATCGCGGCTGTATTTGCACTGAAAGCTCCCAAGAGCCGCCTTGTATCTGTTCTTGCAGCAGCTGTTTCCGCAGTTCTTGCAGTGGTACTTGTCTATGCAGGAGCTATCGGAAATATTACAAGCTACAGAACATACGACGGCAGGATAGCATGGTGGGCTGATGCATACATGAGGGCGTCTGCTTCGGGCAACTTCAACTCTGATATCATCAATATCGATGATCCTGTTGACGTTTATACCTATATGAACGAAAAGACCGTGGACATAATCCAGAAGAATCCGCTGACAGGTACGGGACCCGAGCAGCTTGCTTTCCCGCAGGTCCGCAAGGTAAATGACCTTACCGAGATAGAGGACATCATGACTGCCAATGACGGCATCTTCGACAAGGACTATAATGAGTACCTCTATACTGCGGCTACAAGAGGAATACCGTCCCTTATCGCTCTTGTTCTTGCACTTGTACCTGCACTGCTCATCGGCTATAAGTCCATGCGCAAAAGAAAGAGTGCCGAGGCGTTCACAGCCTTTGTGCTTACACTGGGCGGCGTGCTGATGTTCTTCATCAGCTGCAGCAGTATCGCATATGCTCCCATATTCTGGGCGGCAGCAGGAACAGCCTGTGCTGCTGTAGAAAAGCCCGAGAAAAAGGAAGCTCCCGAGAAGTCTGCAAAGAAGAATGCCAAGGCTGAAAAGGAAGCCGCCGAGAAACCTGCAAAGAAAAATACCAAAGCTGAAAAGAAAGCATGA
- a CDS encoding dockerin type I domain-containing protein, which produces MKKTKIWGLITSAAAAAVLALASVPWSASAAWEQIDSMGELNGDKQVNVSDMVTLCRHLHGREALGDKSICNLGSGKYAIKMTPEQVINVSGGTSVQKADLNRDGVIDIFDLVEMRKKLISKEKCGEIFRWNEETTTTTKVTTTTTTTTTTTTTTTAPPTATTTTTAPAKKNFISAPIHDMYGSLPSQGKAKLIIFYVDFPDCKFDYEPTTDRIEEIAFGPENESSPLYPYESCAAFYSRASKGTMKLQGKAYRYTCKKNISSYEGDVFKADFTTEVVKNMNSVVDYSQFDADHDGTVDAILFCVPRSSDENEWWPCAGEFGGDYWLKLDGMTMGHVITGNADIISDTDYSDFTSTYLHEMGHCMGLPDYYLYGAEDFEGLHGSAGYDLMDEAHSDFSAISKLMLGWYREDQIQVYDSSKGTQTFTLTNGQSDEGNCLIIPRGTLDSEYKSEYFILEYTTLDKNNSDVKKNFWWRPTGTGVRLLHIEATKYNDGWREVFKYESGNDDFTNKDAGRRFVRLVNDGDKDNLLRTGSVVDNKVSGFAWYDSSGGQTIDPNIIITVGEKNGDSYTVTVSNK; this is translated from the coding sequence ATGAAAAAGACAAAGATCTGGGGGCTTATTACATCTGCTGCGGCTGCGGCAGTGCTTGCACTTGCGTCTGTTCCGTGGTCGGCTTCGGCTGCATGGGAGCAGATCGACAGCATGGGCGAGCTCAACGGCGATAAACAAGTAAATGTATCGGACATGGTAACGCTTTGCAGACACCTGCACGGCAGGGAGGCTCTCGGCGACAAGAGTATCTGTAACCTTGGGAGCGGCAAATATGCCATAAAGATGACTCCCGAGCAGGTGATAAATGTCAGCGGCGGGACCTCTGTCCAGAAAGCCGACCTTAACAGGGACGGCGTCATAGATATCTTCGACCTTGTGGAGATGCGGAAAAAGCTCATCTCCAAGGAAAAGTGCGGAGAGATATTCCGGTGGAATGAGGAGACTACCACCACGACCAAGGTCACTACAACAACGACTACAACTACTACAACAACGACTACGACAACTGCTCCGCCGACTGCCACAACGACAACTACGGCTCCTGCCAAGAAAAACTTTATCTCGGCGCCTATCCACGATATGTACGGAAGTCTGCCGTCACAGGGCAAGGCTAAGCTCATAATCTTTTATGTGGATTTCCCTGACTGCAAATTCGACTATGAGCCTACCACGGACAGGATAGAGGAGATCGCTTTCGGTCCCGAGAACGAAAGCTCGCCTCTGTACCCCTATGAGAGCTGTGCGGCGTTCTATTCAAGAGCTTCAAAGGGAACTATGAAGCTTCAGGGCAAGGCTTACAGGTATACCTGCAAGAAGAATATATCTTCCTATGAGGGAGACGTTTTCAAGGCTGACTTTACTACAGAGGTAGTAAAGAATATGAACAGCGTGGTGGACTATTCACAGTTCGACGCTGACCATGACGGCACAGTCGATGCTATACTGTTCTGCGTTCCGCGCTCCTCTGACGAGAATGAGTGGTGGCCATGCGCAGGCGAGTTCGGCGGAGACTACTGGCTCAAGCTGGACGGCATGACTATGGGACACGTTATCACAGGCAATGCGGATATAATTTCCGATACCGACTATTCGGACTTTACCTCCACATATCTCCACGAAATGGGTCACTGTATGGGACTTCCCGACTATTACCTTTACGGAGCGGAGGACTTTGAGGGACTTCACGGCTCGGCAGGCTATGACCTTATGGACGAGGCGCATTCGGATTTCAGCGCCATATCAAAGCTGATGCTGGGCTGGTACAGAGAGGATCAGATACAGGTCTACGACAGCTCAAAGGGCACTCAGACCTTTACGCTCACAAACGGTCAGAGCGATGAGGGCAACTGCCTTATCATACCGCGGGGTACTCTCGACAGCGAATACAAGTCGGAATACTTTATTCTCGAATATACCACTCTCGATAAGAACAACAGCGATGTCAAGAAGAACTTCTGGTGGCGTCCTACGGGAACAGGCGTAAGGCTGCTCCATATAGAGGCGACCAAGTACAACGACGGCTGGCGCGAGGTGTTCAAGTATGAGAGCGGCAACGACGACTTCACAAATAAGGACGCAGGCAGACGCTTTGTAAGACTTGTCAATGACGGCGACAAGGATAATCTGCTGAGAACGGGAAGCGTGGTCGATAATAAGGTCAGCGGTTTTGCATGGTATGACAGCAGCGGCGGTCAGACCATAGATCCCAATATCATTATCACTGTTGGTGAGAAAAACGGCGACAGCTATACAGTTACCGTTTCAAATAAATAA
- the rny gene encoding ribonuclease Y — protein sequence MDLIIAIVLIIAALAAGVGVGYALFYKKGVEAGVEKRKRDAEAIVGSAEQQAERIVEDAEKDADNKKKSALIEAKDEIHKLRTEADKEIKDRRAELSRQERRMQQKEENLDKKTDNLEKKEETLNQKIKSADEKLKEADSIKKSQMDILERISEFTKDQAKEYIISKLEDDLVHEKAVKVQAYEQIIKDECQEKARSYISLAIAKVAADQVSEAAVSVVPLPNDEMKGRIIGREGRNIRTLETLTGVDLIIDDTPEAITISCFDQIRREVARIALEKLISDGRIHPTRIEEMVEKARREVEYRIKQEGERAVIETNVHGLNHELIKLIGRLKFRTSYRQNVLDHSIEVAKLCGVLASELGVDANMARRAGLLHDIGKALTSEIEGSHVQIGVDVCKKYNENPVIIHAVEAHHNDVEPKTVIACIVQAADAISAARPAARSENYESYIKRLQKLEEICTSYDGVEKCFAVQAGREVRIMVTPEVINDEKMVLVARQIAQQIESEMDYPGQIKVNLIRESRVTDYAK from the coding sequence ATGGATCTGATAATCGCTATTGTCCTTATAATTGCTGCCCTTGCAGCAGGCGTTGGAGTGGGTTATGCTCTGTTCTACAAAAAGGGCGTCGAGGCAGGCGTTGAAAAGCGCAAGCGCGATGCAGAAGCAATCGTAGGTTCTGCTGAACAGCAGGCAGAGCGCATCGTCGAGGATGCTGAAAAGGACGCTGACAATAAGAAAAAAAGCGCCCTCATCGAAGCTAAGGACGAAATACATAAGCTCCGCACCGAGGCGGATAAGGAGATCAAGGATCGCAGAGCAGAGCTGTCACGTCAGGAAAGACGTATGCAGCAGAAAGAAGAGAATTTAGACAAGAAAACCGATAATCTCGAAAAGAAGGAGGAGACTCTCAATCAGAAGATAAAGTCAGCTGACGAAAAACTCAAGGAAGCTGATTCTATCAAGAAGAGCCAGATGGATATTCTGGAGAGGATCTCCGAATTTACAAAGGATCAGGCTAAGGAGTACATCATTTCAAAGCTGGAGGACGACCTCGTTCACGAAAAGGCTGTGAAAGTACAGGCTTACGAGCAGATCATCAAGGACGAATGTCAGGAGAAGGCAAGAAGCTATATCTCCCTCGCTATCGCCAAGGTGGCTGCGGATCAGGTCTCAGAGGCGGCTGTATCAGTCGTTCCGCTTCCAAATGACGAAATGAAGGGCCGTATCATCGGCCGTGAGGGTCGTAACATAAGAACTCTCGAAACACTGACAGGCGTCGATCTTATCATCGACGATACTCCCGAGGCTATTACGATCTCCTGCTTTGACCAGATCAGACGTGAGGTCGCAAGGATCGCCCTGGAAAAGCTTATTTCCGACGGTCGTATCCACCCCACACGTATCGAGGAAATGGTCGAGAAGGCTCGCCGCGAGGTAGAGTACCGCATCAAGCAGGAGGGTGAACGCGCTGTCATCGAGACTAACGTTCACGGCCTTAACCACGAGCTTATCAAGCTTATCGGACGTCTTAAATTCCGTACAAGCTACAGACAGAACGTGCTCGATCATTCCATTGAGGTCGCTAAGCTCTGCGGAGTTCTCGCTTCCGAGCTTGGTGTTGACGCAAATATGGCAAGACGTGCAGGACTTCTCCACGATATCGGTAAGGCTCTTACCTCCGAGATCGAGGGTTCACACGTTCAGATCGGTGTCGATGTTTGTAAAAAATACAACGAAAATCCTGTTATTATACACGCTGTCGAAGCTCACCACAACGATGTTGAGCCGAAAACAGTTATTGCCTGCATAGTTCAGGCAGCCGACGCTATCTCCGCTGCAAGACCTGCCGCAAGAAGCGAAAACTACGAAAGCTATATCAAGCGCCTCCAGAAGCTTGAGGAGATATGCACCTCATACGACGGCGTTGAGAAATGCTTTGCTGTACAGGCAGGACGTGAAGTCAGGATCATGGTCACACCCGAAGTCATCAATGATGAGAAAATGGTTCTCGTCGCAAGACAGATCGCTCAGCAGATCGAGTCTGAGATGGATTATCCGGGACAGATCAAGGTCAATCTCATTCGTGAGAGCAGAGTTACTGACTACGCAAAATAA
- a CDS encoding YegP family protein, translated as MGKFIIKATKTGFTFSLKAGNGEVIATGGEVYNTLASVKNGIASVAKNAPEANLEDQTIEGFQTVNNPKFEIYKDKSGEFRFRLKAKNGEIIAASEGYVKKDSCKKGIASVRKNAVDAPVIEPEPEKK; from the coding sequence ATGGGTAAATTTATCATCAAGGCTACTAAGACAGGCTTCACATTCAGCCTGAAGGCAGGCAATGGAGAGGTCATCGCTACAGGCGGAGAGGTTTACAACACTCTCGCAAGTGTCAAGAATGGTATCGCTAGCGTTGCGAAGAATGCTCCCGAGGCTAATCTCGAGGATCAGACCATAGAAGGCTTCCAGACAGTGAATAACCCTAAGTTCGAGATATATAAGGACAAGTCGGGCGAATTCAGATTCCGCCTTAAAGCAAAAAACGGCGAGATTATCGCCGCCAGCGAGGGCTATGTCAAGAAGGACAGTTGTAAGAAGGGTATCGCAAGCGTCCGCAAGAACGCTGTTGACGCTCCTGTTATAGAGCCCGAGCCTGAAAAGAAATGA
- the ispE gene encoding 4-(cytidine 5'-diphospho)-2-C-methyl-D-erythritol kinase, producing the protein MRVKTAAKINLALDVTGKLPNGYHSLESVFQTVGLYDEVDIELTNSGIELTCEVPEEFASSDPIPCDERNIAYKAAKFFFEQNGMDCGCRIHIKKGIPSQAGMGGGSTDAAAVLYCLGRMTGKNVSNSEKLGADVPFFLTGGTAYVEGIGERITPIADYSGRILVIAKGKEGVSTAEAYGNINSLEAPQHPETKKLTETIISAPETAYEYFGNLFEQAVKLPEVDDIKEIMTKEGAVRAVMTGSGSAVFGLFTDCGTADKCAEKLKEQGYFACVCETVPESFIVI; encoded by the coding sequence ATGAGGGTAAAAACTGCGGCTAAGATAAATCTTGCTCTGGACGTCACGGGAAAGCTCCCCAACGGCTATCACAGCCTTGAAAGCGTGTTCCAGACCGTGGGACTTTACGATGAGGTGGATATTGAGCTGACAAACAGCGGCATTGAGCTTACATGTGAAGTCCCCGAGGAGTTCGCAAGCTCCGACCCCATACCCTGTGATGAACGCAATATTGCTTATAAAGCGGCTAAGTTCTTCTTTGAGCAGAACGGTATGGACTGCGGCTGCCGTATACATATAAAAAAGGGTATACCCTCACAGGCAGGCATGGGCGGCGGAAGCACCGACGCTGCGGCTGTGCTGTACTGTCTCGGCAGAATGACGGGCAAAAACGTCAGCAATTCCGAAAAACTTGGGGCTGACGTTCCTTTCTTCCTTACGGGAGGAACTGCCTACGTTGAGGGCATCGGTGAGAGGATAACTCCCATTGCCGATTATTCGGGACGAATACTGGTCATAGCCAAGGGAAAAGAGGGCGTTTCCACGGCTGAAGCCTACGGGAATATCAACAGCCTTGAAGCACCTCAGCACCCCGAGACAAAGAAACTGACGGAGACTATAATCTCAGCTCCCGAAACGGCTTATGAATACTTCGGCAACCTCTTCGAGCAGGCTGTTAAGCTTCCCGAGGTTGACGACATCAAGGAAATAATGACTAAAGAAGGCGCAGTGAGAGCTGTTATGACGGGCAGCGGCTCGGCGGTGTTCGGACTTTTCACTGACTGCGGTACTGCTGATAAATGCGCGGAGAAGCTGAAAGAGCAGGGCTATTTCGCCTGCGTCTGCGAGACTGTCCCCGAGAGCTTTATCGTTATCTGA
- a CDS encoding aminotransferase class I/II-fold pyridoxal phosphate-dependent enzyme yields the protein MIDYDKVLSDKIKSIKPSGIRKFFDIAGTMDDVISLGVGEPDFNTPWAIRKAAIQVLERKHIIYGPNKGLAPLRGAISHTIEKKHGIKYDPDSEVIVTVGGSEAIDLALRGLLDNGDEVLVVEPCFVCYAPLVELAGGVPVSVPTRLENNFKLTLDDFKDKVTDRTKLIILPFPNNPTGAVMTKEDLEPIAEFLRDTNIMVLSDEIYSELTYGMKHFSIIELEDMRERTIYVNGFSKAYAMTGWRLGYVTAPEPIISQISKIHQYGIMCSPFISQNAAIEALNSCDAEVAKMVDEYNVRRRYLVGEFNRLGLTCFNPEGAFYVFPCIKSTGLTSEEFCERLLFEGKVAAVPGSAFGDSGEGYMRISYAYSLKHLMEAISRIEKFLKKLEAEKNEGKNCG from the coding sequence GTGATAGATTATGATAAAGTCCTTTCGGACAAGATCAAGAGCATAAAGCCATCGGGGATTCGTAAATTCTTCGATATCGCAGGCACTATGGACGATGTTATCTCCCTGGGTGTTGGTGAGCCTGATTTCAATACTCCGTGGGCTATCAGAAAGGCTGCTATACAGGTACTTGAGCGCAAGCACATCATCTACGGACCAAATAAGGGCCTTGCGCCCCTGAGAGGTGCTATATCTCATACTATCGAGAAAAAGCACGGCATAAAGTACGATCCCGACAGTGAGGTCATCGTTACTGTAGGCGGCTCTGAGGCTATAGACCTTGCACTGAGAGGTCTCCTTGACAACGGTGACGAGGTACTGGTGGTGGAGCCCTGCTTCGTCTGTTATGCGCCCCTTGTGGAGCTTGCAGGCGGCGTGCCTGTCTCTGTGCCCACAAGGCTTGAAAACAACTTCAAGCTCACACTCGATGACTTCAAGGACAAGGTCACAGACCGCACAAAGCTCATAATACTGCCTTTCCCCAATAATCCTACTGGAGCTGTTATGACTAAGGAGGACTTGGAGCCTATTGCAGAGTTCCTCCGCGACACCAATATAATGGTGCTCAGCGACGAGATATACTCCGAGCTGACCTACGGCATGAAGCACTTCTCAATTATCGAGCTGGAGGACATGAGAGAGCGCACTATCTATGTAAACGGCTTCTCAAAGGCTTATGCCATGACGGGCTGGAGACTGGGCTATGTGACCGCTCCCGAGCCTATAATCAGCCAGATATCCAAGATACATCAGTACGGCATCATGTGCAGCCCCTTTATCAGCCAGAATGCGGCGATAGAGGCTCTTAACTCATGCGATGCCGAGGTGGCTAAAATGGTTGATGAGTACAATGTGCGCCGCCGCTATCTGGTGGGCGAGTTCAACCGTCTGGGACTGACCTGCTTCAACCCCGAGGGCGCATTCTACGTGTTCCCATGTATCAAGAGCACAGGTCTCACCAGCGAGGAATTCTGCGAGAGACTGCTCTTCGAGGGCAAGGTGGCAGCTGTTCCCGGAAGCGCTTTCGGAGACAGCGGCGAGGGCTATATGCGTATATCCTACGCTTATTCCCTTAAACACCTTATGGAGGCTATCTCACGTATCGAGAAGTTCCTGAAAAAACTGGAGGCTGAAAAGAATGAGGGTAAAAACTGCGGCTAA
- a CDS encoding Lrp/AsnC family transcriptional regulator, translating to MNDIIKILQQNARISDAALGEMLGISAEEAAARIEQLEKDGIIKGYSVIVNDDLYDKSTVYATIELKVTPQRDCGFDDIAKTIMMYDEVESVSLMSSGAYDLAVEVKGNDLKDVAFFVSERLATIDGILSTSTHFILKKYKEKGIFIDGEEPDERGLG from the coding sequence ATGAATGACATTATCAAAATATTACAGCAGAATGCTCGTATATCAGATGCGGCGCTTGGCGAAATGCTGGGCATATCGGCGGAGGAAGCTGCCGCTCGCATCGAACAGCTGGAAAAAGACGGCATTATCAAGGGCTACAGCGTTATCGTCAACGACGACCTCTATGACAAGTCCACTGTTTACGCTACTATAGAGCTTAAAGTAACTCCACAGCGCGACTGCGGCTTTGACGACATTGCCAAGACTATCATGATGTATGACGAGGTGGAAAGCGTCAGCCTTATGTCCTCGGGAGCTTACGACCTTGCAGTTGAGGTCAAGGGCAATGACCTCAAGGACGTTGCGTTCTTTGTTTCCGAGCGCCTTGCAACTATCGACGGGATACTCTCTACTTCGACTCACTTTATACTGAAAAAATACAAGGAAAAAGGCATTTTCATCGACGGTGAAGAGCCCGACGAAAGGGGACTCGGCTGA